In the Caballeronia sp. M1242 genome, CGATTATGCAGCCGGCCGCATCGAGAGTCCTGAGCGAATGGTGGTCCCGCTTGCGCACGGCGGGGTCATGCTCTCGATGCCCGCGACGGCCGCCGACATTGCCATGCACAAGCTCGTGAACGTGTGCCCGGGCAATGGCGCGCGCGGCCTGGCGACGATTCACGGTCAGGTCACCGCTTTCGACGCCACCACGGGCGTGCCCCAGTTCATGCTCGACGGTCCCACGGTCACGGGTCGCCGCACGGCCGCGGTCTCCATGCTGGCGATACGCGCGCTGGCGGCCGACATTCCGCGCGAAGTGCTTGTGATCGGCACCGGAAAGCAGGCGGTGTCGCATGTGGAAGCGCTCGCAAGCCTGTATCCGGAAGCGCGCCTGTTCATTCTCGGGTCGCGTGCGGAGCGCGCGAGTGCTTTCTGCGCGGACCATGCCGCGCTTTCGCCGAACCTGATCCCGCTCGAAGGTCCGGCGATACCGGATTCCATCGACGTGGTGATTACTACGACCACCAGCAAGACGCCGGTGTACACGCTTGCGGCCAGCGCGGCGCGACTCGTGATAGGCGTAGGCGCATTCACCGCCGATGCCGCCGAAATCGCGGCCTCGACCATTCATGCCAGCGCCTTGTTCGTCGACGATCTCGCAGGCGCGCGCCACGAAGCGGGCGATTTCATCCTCGCTGGAATCGACTGGAACGTGGTGCGGCCACTCGCGACGGCGCTTGCATCGCATGAAAGACCCGACGTTCCGGTGGTTTTCAAGTCGGTCGGATGCGCGGCATGGGACCTCGCGGCCTGCCGCGTTGCGAGGGCAGTCTTGTCCGACCAGAGCCAAGCCGGGTGACAGGTGGAACAACCTTTGCTGTAAGTTTGCTCGATGACGATTGCGCAACGGCGCTCAAGCACTCCAGCGAATGAACAGATCAATGAACAGTCGAATCGACACCGACCGGGCGGCATGGCCGGCAGAATACCGAACCGCCCATAGCAACGACCTTGCGGTGGCGCGGGCGCCGGCGCCTTCTGTGCAAGGGCGCGCCGCGCCGCCCGCCGCTTATTTCATCTCCGTCCTCGAAATGGCGACCGGCGAGCAGCTCGGCAACGAGGAACGCGTGCGCGCGGTGGCCATGCTGGAGACGGAATTTGGCGCGGGACGGCCGCGTACGCTAAAAGAGGCGGTGCGCATTTGCGCCGCCGCCATCGATTTCTCTAC is a window encoding:
- the lhpI gene encoding bifunctional Delta(1)-pyrroline-2-carboxylate/Delta(1)-piperideine-2-carboxylate reductase; protein product: MIDTPGAIPVFDAAQTARLLPYDRLADTLAATMLDYAAGRIESPERMVVPLAHGGVMLSMPATAADIAMHKLVNVCPGNGARGLATIHGQVTAFDATTGVPQFMLDGPTVTGRRTAAVSMLAIRALAADIPREVLVIGTGKQAVSHVEALASLYPEARLFILGSRAERASAFCADHAALSPNLIPLEGPAIPDSIDVVITTTTSKTPVYTLAASAARLVIGVGAFTADAAEIAASTIHASALFVDDLAGARHEAGDFILAGIDWNVVRPLATALASHERPDVPVVFKSVGCAAWDLAACRVARAVLSDQSQAG